Genomic segment of Ignavibacteriales bacterium:
CATACTCAGTAATTCGGGATATGAGTAAATGCGTTCTTTGTAAACGCTGTGTAAGAACGTGTATTGATCTTCAGGAAGTTGGAGTACTTGAAGCTGTAGATCGCGGAGATAAAACTCATATAAGCACATTTTTAGATAAACCTCTTAGTGATGTAATATGTATCAATTGCGGTCAATGTATTAACCGCTGTCCAACTGCTGCGCTTCGTGCAAACGATCCTTCAGATGAGATATGGGATGCAATTGATGATCCAAAGAAACATGTAGTAATTCAAACTGCACCATCTCCTCGCGCAGCTATTGGAGAAGAATTTGGTTTGGGCGCAGGTCATTCTATGACACGTGAAATGAATACAGCTTTGAGAAGAATTGGTTTTGATAAAGTGTTCGATACAAATTTTACAGCTGATCTTACTATCATTGAAGAGGGGACAGAATTAATTATTCGTTTATACAAAGCGATGGTACAAAAAGAAAATGTTGCACTGCCGCAATTTACATCATGTTCTCCGGGCTGGGTAAAATTTATTGAGCATTATTATCCTGAGTACCTTGATAACCTCAGTTCAGCAAAATCTCCGCAGCAAATGTTCGGTACTTTGATAAAAACATTTTATGCAAAGAAAGCAGGAGTTGATCCGGCTGATGTCGTCTCTGTTGCTGTAATGCCGTGCTCTGCAAAGAAATTTGAATGCAATCGTCCTGAAATGAATAGCAGCGGTTTTAAAGATGTTGATTACGGTTTAACCACGAGAGAACTTGCACGAATGATTCGTGAAGCCGGGATTAATTTACCCGAGATGCCGAAGAGTGATTTTGATAATCCGTTTGGTGAAGCATCAGGTGCAGGATTAATCTTTGGTGCAACCGGTGGAGTTATGGAAGCAGCAATTCGTTCTGTTGTTGAATTTGTTCTCGGTAAAAAAGCGGAAGATATTTTTGAAAGAGCAAACATTATTCCTCTACGTGGATTTGATGGTGTAAAGTATATGGAAATTCCTATAGGATATAAAGTCGGTCCCGTTCCGGAAATAATTAAACATCTCGTTCCTAATTGGGATTGGCTCAAAGGTGCAACTTTGAAATTAGCAGTTGCTCACGGAACAGCTAATGCTAAAAAGATTATGGATAATATAAAGGCCGGAGGAAAATTCTCCGAATGTCATTTCATAGAGTTTATGGCTTGTCCAGGCGGATGTCTTGGCGGAGGCGGCCAGCCGATTCCTACAACACCTGAGATCCGTAAGTTAAGAGC
This window contains:
- a CDS encoding NADH-dependent [FeFe] hydrogenase, group A6 produces the protein MESKEILRAPGSQKALVIEKPTDLTTIGGTVTVEINEKKITVPLGTTILEACKMSGISIPTLCHHEDLCVAGVCRICVVEVEGMRTLQASCAFPITAPMKIKTSTPMVRKARRHIIDLLLSEHYGECYSCFKNGKCELQSLAKDYGVDSYTFGHVNKPKYETDNSSYSVIRDMSKCVLCKRCVRTCIDLQEVGVLEAVDRGDKTHISTFLDKPLSDVICINCGQCINRCPTAALRANDPSDEIWDAIDDPKKHVVIQTAPSPRAAIGEEFGLGAGHSMTREMNTALRRIGFDKVFDTNFTADLTIIEEGTELIIRLYKAMVQKENVALPQFTSCSPGWVKFIEHYYPEYLDNLSSAKSPQQMFGTLIKTFYAKKAGVDPADVVSVAVMPCSAKKFECNRPEMNSSGFKDVDYGLTTRELARMIREAGINLPEMPKSDFDNPFGEASGAGLIFGATGGVMEAAIRSVVEFVLGKKAEDIFERANIIPLRGFDGVKYMEIPIGYKVGPVPEIIKHLVPNWDWLKGATLKLAVAHGTANAKKIMDNIKAGGKFSECHFIEFMACPGGCLGGGGQPIPTTPEIRKLRAKAIYAEDESLELRKSHENPHVVQIYKEFLTDGPCGHLSHKLLHTHYIKRGRYIA